From a single Theropithecus gelada isolate Dixy chromosome 8, Tgel_1.0, whole genome shotgun sequence genomic region:
- the LOC112629805 gene encoding beta-defensin 107A: MKIFFFIFAALILLAQIFQARTAIHRALICKRMEGHCEAECLTFEVKIGGCRAELTPYCCKKRKKD; encoded by the exons atgaaaatatttttctttatttttgctgctCTCATTCTTCTTGCTCAAATTTTCCAAG CCAGGACAGCAATTCATAGAGCACTAATTTGTAAGAGAATGGAAGGTCACTGTGAAGCTGAATGTCTTACCTTTGAAGTAAAGATTGGGGGCTGTAGAGCTGAATTAACACCATATTGctgcaaaaagagaaagaaagattaa